One region of Mucilaginibacter gotjawali genomic DNA includes:
- a CDS encoding plasmid mobilization protein, giving the protein MENFKKLNGRPKLKEGKRTKFINVRFTEDEYKDVAELEKQLGITKTDLIRMRILSDAKKTVINSKELIHHLDKVGAELGRIGNNINQLAKHANILKLQGRLNPGIISKFNELFGDYIKVQQLLEISLRKIIRAMGI; this is encoded by the coding sequence ATGGAGAACTTTAAAAAACTAAATGGGAGGCCGAAATTAAAAGAGGGAAAACGGACTAAATTTATCAATGTAAGGTTTACTGAAGATGAGTACAAAGATGTTGCTGAATTAGAAAAACAGCTGGGCATAACTAAAACCGACCTGATCAGGATGCGGATTTTATCAGATGCAAAGAAAACGGTCATTAATTCAAAGGAGCTGATCCATCACCTGGATAAGGTTGGAGCGGAACTGGGCCGGATTGGAAACAATATTAACCAACTGGCAAAACATGCCAATATACTCAAATTACAAGGTAGGCTAAATCCCGGAATAATCTCAAAATTTAATGAACTCTTCGGGGATTACATAAAGGTTCAACAGCTGCTGGAAATATCACTTCGCAAAATCATAAGGGCTATGGGAATTTAA
- a CDS encoding relaxase/mobilization nuclease domain-containing protein, with product MIAHILEKPSRTFAGVKYNTDKVDRNTGELMLIANFGAIQALNNPRPQDLVNYLLMVSGQNKAIKNTQFHAVISANGRNYNKQELTKAAVMWLKEMKYGSQPYLIVFHKDTENNHVHIVSSRVGKDGKQVDRDYEQVRAVRNINKVLGYDFAMQYRFSTKAQFYLILENQGFLGRDYLDEKKLQKRLSSYVPDKDRITDLKTLFICHKANPQFVKLMRSQYGVDLVFHASEGKKPYGYTVIDHASKQVFKGSEILNLKYLLDDGLNFELINKPDHTDLNDYLSHEAITYYAEYTPEPVYIRPVMISDDVDDQQVLGMKRRRQKKARTNTR from the coding sequence ATGATTGCCCATATCCTTGAAAAGCCGTCCAGAACATTTGCCGGTGTAAAGTACAACACCGATAAAGTTGACCGCAATACCGGCGAACTCATGCTGATCGCCAACTTCGGTGCAATACAGGCGCTAAACAACCCACGGCCGCAGGACTTGGTGAATTACCTTTTGATGGTTTCAGGGCAAAACAAGGCCATTAAAAACACCCAGTTTCACGCAGTAATATCAGCCAACGGCAGGAATTATAACAAACAGGAACTAACAAAGGCTGCAGTAATGTGGCTGAAGGAAATGAAATATGGCAGTCAGCCATACCTCATTGTTTTTCATAAAGACACAGAAAATAACCATGTACATATTGTTAGCTCACGGGTGGGTAAAGATGGTAAACAGGTTGACCGTGATTACGAACAGGTCCGGGCTGTAAGAAATATTAACAAGGTACTTGGTTATGACTTTGCCATGCAATACCGGTTCAGTACCAAAGCTCAATTTTATTTAATTTTGGAGAACCAGGGTTTTCTTGGAAGGGATTATCTCGATGAAAAGAAACTACAGAAAAGATTAAGTTCCTATGTGCCGGATAAAGACAGGATAACAGACCTAAAAACACTGTTTATCTGTCACAAGGCCAACCCTCAGTTTGTAAAACTGATGCGGTCGCAATACGGGGTTGATCTGGTGTTTCATGCCTCCGAAGGAAAAAAGCCCTATGGCTACACGGTCATCGACCATGCCTCCAAACAGGTTTTTAAAGGCAGCGAAATTCTAAACCTGAAATACCTGTTGGACGATGGCCTTAATTTTGAATTGATTAATAAGCCCGACCACACAGACCTCAATGACTATTTGAGCCATGAGGCCATTACTTATTATGCTGAGTATACACCTGAACCGGTGTACATCAGGCCCGTGATGATCTCGGACGATGTGGACGATCAGCAAGTACTCGGCATGAAGCGCCGGAGGCAAAAGAAAGCAAGAACTAATACCCGTTAA
- a CDS encoding ParA family protein, with product MICLFGNQKGGVGKSTLTVLSGNYLSLAKDWPVTIIDMDYQQSISQKFEKAKVLENEEPYDVLPANLESFPPLIPVLTKNKKDAVLIDLPGKLDDDGLIPVFKSADLVICPFAYDEFTFESTVLFTVVLKR from the coding sequence ATGATCTGTTTATTTGGCAACCAAAAGGGTGGCGTAGGAAAAAGTACGCTCACCGTCCTGTCAGGGAACTACCTGAGCCTGGCTAAAGATTGGCCCGTGACCATCATCGATATGGACTATCAGCAATCTATTTCGCAGAAATTTGAAAAGGCGAAAGTGCTGGAAAATGAGGAGCCATATGATGTATTACCGGCAAACCTGGAAAGCTTCCCGCCACTAATACCCGTCCTAACCAAAAATAAAAAGGATGCTGTGCTCATCGACCTGCCTGGTAAACTTGATGATGACGGCCTGATACCGGTGTTTAAATCGGCAGACCTGGTGATCTGCCCCTTTGCTTATGATGAGTTCACCTTCGAATCAACCGTATTATTTACCGTCGTTCTTAAAAGGTAA
- a CDS encoding DUF4134 family protein gives MKLFLSLCCCLLPGLTFAQPGINEMRQAQQDLSSSFFSAFDCCMVLAVLFGLFGALRIYHNWQMGKDRIDSAVAAWFFASFFMILSGPFLRALFGI, from the coding sequence ATGAAACTATTCCTGTCCCTATGTTGCTGCCTGTTGCCCGGTTTAACATTTGCACAACCCGGCATCAACGAAATGCGGCAGGCGCAGCAAGACTTATCTTCGTCATTCTTTTCTGCCTTTGATTGTTGTATGGTCCTGGCCGTTTTATTTGGCCTGTTTGGCGCACTTAGAATATACCATAACTGGCAGATGGGTAAGGACCGAATAGATTCGGCCGTGGCAGCATGGTTTTTTGCTTCTTTCTTTATGATCCTTTCGGGTCCTTTCCTTCGGGCATTGTTCGGAATCTGA
- a CDS encoding DUF4134 domain-containing protein, translated as MFSKTKKLWASAVLLALSVPVFAQSGVNGLNTATSTLKTYVAPVTNITLVIGGIVGIVGAIRVYSKWNSGDQDINKELMGWGGSCVFLVVSALVIKAFFSL; from the coding sequence ATGTTTTCAAAAACAAAAAAACTATGGGCCTCAGCCGTATTGCTGGCCCTTTCCGTTCCGGTATTTGCGCAAAGCGGCGTTAACGGACTGAACACAGCAACCTCCACCCTAAAGACCTATGTAGCCCCGGTAACCAATATCACGTTGGTGATTGGCGGCATCGTTGGTATCGTTGGTGCCATCCGTGTCTATTCAAAATGGAACAGCGGTGACCAGGATATCAACAAGGAATTAATGGGGTGGGGCGGCTCGTGCGTCTTTCTCGTGGTTTCCGCGCTGGTGATCAAAGCTTTCTTCAGCTTGTAA
- a CDS encoding plasmid transfer protein: MARKYPVYKGLQRPLIFKGFKGKFIYWGIASLLTGLVFGALTMSLVNMWLGALVLIGFIVGGLLFTASKQKGGLHSKSRTSNIYILNHYGRKNLV; this comes from the coding sequence ATGGCCAGGAAGTATCCTGTTTATAAGGGGCTTCAACGGCCCCTTATATTCAAAGGGTTCAAAGGCAAGTTCATTTACTGGGGAATTGCCTCCCTTCTGACCGGCCTCGTATTCGGCGCTTTAACCATGTCATTGGTCAATATGTGGCTGGGTGCGCTTGTATTGATCGGCTTTATAGTCGGCGGCTTGCTATTCACCGCCAGCAAACAAAAAGGCGGCCTGCATTCTAAAAGCCGTACCTCAAACATTTACATCCTGAATCATTATGGCCGTAAAAACCTTGTTTAA
- a CDS encoding TraG family conjugative transposon ATPase, with the protein MAVKTLFNIPYAGVDKDGEYDLLIGLNGECSIVIQLVNPVIRYSAYPAGYEEFHHLLINVVKILGDGYLLQKQDIISRSPYKGPPAGEYLQKQYNAHFDGRECLRVVTYLTITRQVKKGAFYVYDGRVLRDFRQAIGKVLDVLPSANALNEGQLNQLVLQLLSMDFGSSNIVLDNLAPSETEIRMGEKSVRCISLVNIDSIDLPPDVATHIELNDKESMRGFPVDFLSFLFKVPGVDVIVFNQVIEIPNQVVTLRKLEQKKKRHAGIPDPANQLCVEDIDLLLNDVARENQLLVNCHFNILVAAPVAAIQKAVNFVESSLFQLGIIPSKNAYNQLELFRTALPGNGVELKEYDWFLTTCDAAICFFFKESLPKDEPSDFLLRFTDRQGIPVGMDPADLPMRTGRINNRNKFVLGPSGSGKSFFMNAMIEQYMLYNMDMVIVDTGHSYSGLCSYYQGKYITYTDKTPITMNPFRITEAEYNIEKKDFLCTLIGVAWKGAEGTFSPVERDVVANVISSYYSKFFAENGELNFNTFYEFALEKIPEIKTEEKIVFDFDEFRYVLKKFYKGGEFAPILNKEADKSLFTERFIVFEIDSIKEHKILFPIVTLIIMDVFIQKMRYRSDKRKALVVEEAWVRLDAA; encoded by the coding sequence ATGGCCGTAAAAACCTTGTTTAACATTCCCTATGCGGGAGTGGATAAAGATGGGGAATACGATTTGCTCATAGGCCTGAACGGCGAATGTTCAATTGTCATTCAATTAGTAAATCCAGTTATCCGTTATTCCGCCTATCCTGCAGGGTATGAAGAATTTCACCATCTGCTCATTAACGTTGTTAAAATATTAGGTGACGGTTACCTCCTTCAAAAGCAGGACATCATTAGTCGCTCACCTTATAAAGGGCCACCAGCCGGTGAGTACCTGCAAAAACAGTATAATGCCCATTTTGACGGGCGCGAATGCCTCCGGGTAGTTACCTATTTAACCATAACGCGCCAGGTAAAAAAAGGTGCGTTTTATGTTTATGATGGCCGCGTATTGCGTGATTTCAGGCAGGCCATCGGAAAAGTTTTGGATGTGCTGCCATCAGCCAATGCGCTGAACGAAGGCCAGTTGAACCAGTTGGTTTTACAACTGCTCAGCATGGACTTTGGCAGTTCCAATATTGTCCTTGATAACCTTGCACCCTCAGAAACTGAGATCAGGATGGGTGAAAAATCAGTGCGCTGTATCAGCCTGGTCAATATTGATAGCATAGACCTGCCACCGGATGTCGCCACGCACATTGAACTGAATGACAAGGAAAGTATGCGGGGGTTCCCGGTAGATTTCCTGTCATTCCTTTTTAAAGTACCCGGTGTGGATGTGATCGTTTTTAACCAGGTCATTGAAATACCTAACCAGGTGGTTACCCTGCGCAAGTTGGAACAAAAAAAGAAACGGCACGCCGGTATCCCGGATCCTGCCAATCAATTGTGCGTAGAAGATATTGACCTCTTATTGAATGACGTTGCCCGTGAAAACCAATTACTGGTTAATTGTCATTTTAACATTCTGGTAGCGGCACCGGTTGCAGCCATTCAAAAGGCAGTCAATTTTGTAGAGAGCTCGCTCTTCCAGTTAGGTATTATCCCGAGCAAAAATGCATACAACCAGTTAGAGCTTTTCAGAACGGCATTGCCGGGGAACGGCGTAGAGTTAAAAGAATATGATTGGTTTCTGACGACCTGTGATGCAGCGATTTGCTTCTTCTTTAAAGAATCACTGCCCAAGGATGAACCCTCTGATTTCCTGTTAAGGTTTACAGACCGCCAGGGCATCCCTGTTGGAATGGACCCTGCAGATTTACCCATGCGGACAGGCCGGATCAATAACCGGAATAAATTTGTTCTCGGACCCAGCGGTTCGGGTAAAAGCTTCTTTATGAATGCCATGATCGAGCAATATATGCTCTACAACATGGACATGGTGATCGTGGATACCGGTCACTCTTATTCGGGGCTGTGTTCTTATTACCAGGGAAAATATATTACCTACACGGACAAAACGCCGATCACCATGAATCCGTTCCGCATTACAGAAGCGGAATATAATATTGAAAAGAAAGATTTCCTGTGTACCCTGATCGGGGTGGCATGGAAAGGGGCCGAGGGAACTTTCAGCCCGGTGGAACGTGACGTGGTAGCCAATGTCATATCTTCCTATTACAGCAAATTCTTTGCAGAAAACGGGGAGTTAAACTTCAACACTTTTTATGAATTCGCCCTGGAAAAAATTCCGGAGATCAAAACAGAGGAAAAGATCGTGTTTGATTTCGATGAATTCCGCTATGTATTGAAGAAGTTCTATAAAGGTGGCGAATTTGCACCCATCCTGAATAAGGAGGCCGATAAATCCCTGTTCACCGAACGCTTTATTGTGTTTGAAATTGATTCGATCAAGGAGCACAAAATTCTCTTTCCCATTGTAACCCTGATTATTATGGATGTGTTCATCCAGAAAATGCGTTACCGCTCCGACAAACGGAAAGCTTTGGTGGTCGAAGAAGCGTGGGTACGACTTGATGCTGCATAA
- the ltrA gene encoding group II intron reverse transcriptase/maturase — MNVIKTTCAPADQQRNWDSIDWNKCEQEVRKLQVRLVKAQKEGRYNKVKALQWLLTHSFHAKALAVKRVTSNKGKRTSGVDHVLWSSSEAKYQAVSDLKRRDYTPQPLKRVHIKKSNGKQRPLGIPTMKDRAMQALYLLALEPIAETTADSHSYGFRKERSTADARQMCFTALAKRVSAEWVLEADIKGCFDHISHDWLLTHIPMDRVVLKKWLKSGFIFNKELFLTDEGTPQGGIISPTLANMALDGLQGLLAEKIKRKRVSKTTCINPKVHLVRYADDFIITGKSKDQLETIVLPLVRDFLTERGLTLSEEKTRITHIEDGFDFLGFTIRKYEGKFLIKPSKEKLKKFSEKVAGIIDANKTSKQDSLIRLLNPVITGWANYYKGCNASDTFRKADYLIFQKLWAWALRRHPKKGKYWIANKYFRTIKNQNWRFAVDTAYKGKDDVFVLKKLYDTKIVRYVMIKQDANPFDPEWNAYFKRRETYKMLETFQGKKPVLYIWKRQKGVCPICGEIIGRELPWGTTDYLVNGLMQRTLVHDTCRRRNDQLKLKLS; from the coding sequence ATGAACGTCATTAAAACAACGTGTGCCCCTGCCGACCAACAACGCAATTGGGACAGCATCGACTGGAACAAATGTGAGCAGGAGGTTAGAAAGCTACAAGTTAGACTTGTAAAGGCTCAGAAAGAAGGCAGGTATAATAAGGTGAAAGCCTTACAATGGCTGCTAACACATTCGTTTCACGCCAAAGCATTGGCTGTAAAACGGGTAACTTCAAACAAAGGTAAAAGGACATCGGGAGTTGACCATGTTTTATGGTCATCTTCAGAAGCCAAGTATCAGGCGGTAAGCGACCTGAAAAGAAGGGACTACACCCCTCAACCGTTAAAACGGGTTCATATTAAAAAGAGTAACGGGAAGCAACGTCCGTTAGGAATACCCACCATGAAGGACAGGGCTATGCAGGCACTGTATCTGTTGGCCTTAGAGCCAATCGCTGAAACCACAGCGGATAGCCATTCTTATGGCTTTCGCAAGGAACGCAGCACAGCAGATGCACGCCAAATGTGCTTTACAGCACTTGCAAAAAGAGTTTCTGCCGAATGGGTATTGGAAGCTGACATAAAAGGATGCTTTGACCACATTAGCCACGACTGGCTGCTCACTCATATCCCAATGGATAGAGTAGTGCTGAAGAAATGGCTAAAGAGTGGCTTCATCTTTAATAAAGAGCTGTTCCTGACAGACGAAGGTACACCGCAAGGTGGCATCATTTCCCCTACGCTTGCAAATATGGCTTTAGATGGGCTGCAAGGTTTGCTTGCAGAAAAGATTAAAAGGAAACGGGTCAGTAAAACGACCTGTATTAATCCCAAAGTACATTTGGTGCGCTATGCGGATGATTTTATCATCACTGGCAAAAGCAAGGACCAGTTAGAAACTATCGTCTTACCGTTAGTCAGGGATTTTCTTACCGAGAGAGGCTTAACCCTTTCCGAAGAAAAGACCAGGATAACTCATATAGAAGATGGGTTCGATTTCTTGGGCTTCACTATCCGAAAGTACGAGGGCAAATTCCTCATCAAACCGTCTAAGGAAAAGTTGAAGAAGTTTTCTGAAAAGGTAGCAGGCATTATTGATGCCAACAAAACCAGCAAACAGGACTCTTTAATCAGACTTTTAAACCCTGTAATAACAGGTTGGGCGAACTATTACAAAGGGTGTAATGCTTCCGACACTTTCAGGAAAGCGGACTACCTGATATTCCAGAAACTATGGGCATGGGCGCTAAGGCGTCATCCTAAAAAGGGTAAATACTGGATTGCGAATAAGTATTTCCGCACGATCAAAAATCAAAACTGGCGTTTTGCCGTGGATACTGCCTACAAGGGTAAAGACGATGTTTTTGTCCTAAAGAAGCTGTATGATACCAAAATTGTCAGGTATGTGATGATTAAGCAGGATGCTAATCCGTTCGACCCTGAATGGAACGCTTACTTTAAAAGGAGAGAGACTTATAAAATGCTCGAAACTTTTCAAGGTAAAAAGCCTGTACTATACATCTGGAAAAGGCAGAAAGGTGTTTGTCCAATCTGCGGCGAAATCATTGGCAGGGAACTTCCATGGGGCACTACCGATTATTTGGTAAATGGTCTTATGCAAAGAACTCTCGTCCATGATACGTGCCGCAGAAGAAACGACCAATTAAAATTGAAGTTATCATGA
- a CDS encoding TraG/VirB4 family ATPase — translation MSRRLYRSLKLLEPYEGKLSRTVLRGESGSNPADLPDKAIASPLMAGYLLYLYKTVRKFWGEAIVVTQELGDIIGNAVVKDSIINNSDTICLLDQTKFKDNYNDIAALLSINETERRKIFTINQLDNTDNRGRFKEVYIRRGAVGEVYGVEVSLHQYLTYTTEKPEKSAVESYTNRFGSYPDGLDAFIRDFKGSGKSLPAFISQVNQNQQS, via the coding sequence ATGAGCCGGCGTCTATATAGAAGCTTAAAGTTACTTGAGCCGTATGAGGGGAAACTCTCACGTACGGTTCTTAGGGGGGAAAGCGGGAGTAATCCTGCCGACCTACCCGACAAGGCAATCGCAAGCCCTTTGATGGCAGGGTATTTACTCTACCTCTACAAAACAGTTAGGAAATTTTGGGGAGAGGCAATTGTTGTCACCCAGGAGCTGGGAGACATTATTGGCAATGCTGTGGTAAAAGACAGTATCATCAATAATTCCGATACCATCTGCCTGCTGGATCAAACCAAGTTTAAGGACAATTACAATGATATTGCCGCGCTGCTTTCCATCAATGAAACAGAACGCAGGAAGATTTTCACCATAAATCAACTCGATAACACGGATAATCGCGGACGTTTCAAGGAAGTCTATATCAGGCGCGGCGCTGTTGGGGAGGTTTATGGCGTAGAAGTCTCGTTGCACCAATACCTTACTTATACAACGGAAAAACCGGAAAAGTCGGCAGTAGAAAGCTACACCAACCGCTTCGGTTCTTACCCGGATGGCCTGGATGCGTTTATCCGGGATTTCAAAGGCAGCGGAAAATCCTTACCTGCCTTTATTTCACAGGTTAATCAAAATCAGCAATCATGA
- a CDS encoding MT-A70 family methyltransferase, with protein MKHEVFMICPPWKQYRIYKRSPMFLIDNIPPKLLKALVAFRFMENCLNQLSSPDHLVFIWVTEKYTEECKDYMKHLGYEYHRYLIWHRPKWKRGSSKKVFEYLMVYYKGTMHAPVIPFPDSLDTPFTVRVKNRERKPADAYAMIEAMFPIRPKLQIYGSTHRPGWNVFHHND; from the coding sequence ATGAAACACGAGGTTTTTATGATCTGCCCGCCGTGGAAACAGTACCGCATTTACAAAAGATCGCCTATGTTCCTGATTGATAACATTCCTCCAAAATTGCTGAAAGCCCTGGTAGCTTTTCGGTTTATGGAGAATTGCCTGAACCAACTTTCGTCACCTGACCACTTGGTTTTTATCTGGGTGACGGAAAAATATACGGAAGAGTGCAAGGATTACATGAAGCATTTGGGCTATGAATATCACAGGTATTTGATATGGCACAGGCCAAAATGGAAAAGGGGCAGCTCAAAGAAAGTATTTGAATACCTCATGGTTTATTATAAAGGTACAATGCATGCGCCGGTAATACCTTTCCCTGATTCTTTGGACACACCCTTTACCGTAAGGGTTAAAAACCGGGAGCGAAAACCTGCAGATGCTTACGCAATGATTGAAGCGATGTTTCCCATTCGGCCTAAACTACAAATTTATGGTTCCACCCATCGGCCCGGATGGAATGTTTTCCACCATAATGATTAA
- a CDS encoding plasmid transfer protein, with protein sequence MKKKITLSLLLCLCITAVFAQTTTNTDNTKALQYLQGDGVYEAGVMVFLKGLKYSVWAHFDLFITDAKALAAIFMIIFFAIKSYEMMVGDKQLEIMPLLRPFGLAMIILWWGAFVKMIAFPTDLVANQTEQMFDSEQTTVDNLRLNRSNLMLAVANSLYTYQAQTEVAEKESDTWYGQAWDSVTSTVKEGISSVVSPLLELKNRLTVGMQLLFTQLLELLGIWILRLAVYIIFMIQIIYSTILIILGPFAVAVSILPAFRDSFSTWIARFISVNLYSGIAYLIMYLTGLMQEYALTSEISKYQELVGKDGLSANLEKMAWFAGNGILSFGTVIIVFLIGAICMFTVPSISTWIISTSGISSATSTFGRSAGTVVSMARKATGSFF encoded by the coding sequence ATGAAAAAGAAAATAACGCTATCGCTGCTACTATGCCTTTGTATAACGGCAGTATTCGCCCAAACTACTACCAATACCGATAACACCAAAGCATTGCAGTACCTGCAGGGCGATGGCGTTTATGAAGCAGGCGTTATGGTGTTTTTAAAAGGACTTAAATATTCCGTCTGGGCACATTTTGATTTGTTTATTACCGATGCCAAAGCGCTTGCCGCCATTTTCATGATCATCTTTTTTGCCATCAAATCATACGAGATGATGGTCGGCGATAAGCAACTGGAGATCATGCCGCTGTTACGTCCTTTCGGTTTGGCCATGATTATACTATGGTGGGGTGCTTTCGTCAAAATGATTGCCTTTCCGACAGACCTAGTAGCCAACCAAACCGAACAAATGTTTGACAGCGAACAAACCACCGTGGATAACCTGCGGCTGAACAGGTCAAACCTGATGCTGGCCGTTGCCAATTCCCTCTATACCTACCAGGCACAAACCGAAGTCGCTGAGAAGGAAAGTGATACCTGGTACGGGCAGGCATGGGATTCGGTAACCAGCACGGTTAAGGAAGGGATCAGCAGCGTGGTTTCGCCATTGCTGGAATTAAAGAACAGGCTTACTGTGGGTATGCAGTTGCTCTTTACCCAACTGCTGGAACTATTGGGGATTTGGATATTGCGCCTGGCGGTTTACATCATCTTTATGATACAGATCATTTACTCAACGATCCTGATTATCCTTGGCCCCTTTGCGGTCGCCGTCAGCATCCTGCCCGCCTTCCGTGATAGCTTCAGCACCTGGATCGCCCGCTTTATTTCAGTTAACCTGTATAGCGGCATCGCTTACCTGATCATGTACCTTACCGGGTTGATGCAGGAATATGCATTGACCTCCGAGATCAGCAAGTACCAGGAATTAGTTGGCAAAGACGGCCTGAGCGCTAACCTTGAAAAAATGGCCTGGTTTGCCGGTAACGGCATCCTGTCCTTTGGCACCGTCATCATTGTGTTCCTGATCGGCGCGATCTGCATGTTCACTGTGCCCAGTATTTCTACCTGGATCATATCTACTTCCGGTATCAGTTCTGCAACCTCCACCTTTGGCCGCAGCGCCGGAACCGTGGTGAGTATGGCCCGCAAAGCTACCGGCAGCTTCTTTTAA
- the traK gene encoding conjugative transposon protein TraK, whose protein sequence is MIIKNIEAKVRLATFIAAGSLLTSLVIVGMNCLYAYKLVSNAQKSIYILDNNIPILARQTDVQMNRPAEYRADVDLFHSLFFSLTPDDNYMEYQMKKAMYLVDESGMEQYNNLKENGFFNSILSSSSVLTLQTDSISVDMPRHYFRYYGKLKIDRRSSTVVRSLITEGYLKDIPRSDNNPHGVLITNWKTLENKDLQDVEKNTF, encoded by the coding sequence ATGATCATAAAAAATATTGAAGCCAAAGTAAGGCTGGCGACGTTCATCGCGGCGGGCAGCCTGCTGACATCACTGGTCATCGTTGGAATGAATTGCCTGTATGCTTATAAGTTGGTATCCAACGCACAGAAAAGCATTTATATACTGGATAACAATATACCCATACTGGCCCGTCAGACCGATGTTCAGATGAACCGGCCCGCCGAGTACCGCGCTGATGTTGACCTGTTTCATTCCCTCTTCTTCTCTTTAACTCCTGATGATAACTACATGGAGTACCAGATGAAAAAGGCGATGTACCTGGTCGATGAGTCGGGAATGGAACAGTACAATAACCTAAAGGAAAACGGTTTTTTTAACTCCATCCTCTCTTCAAGTTCTGTTTTGACACTGCAAACGGATTCCATCTCGGTAGATATGCCCAGACATTATTTCCGCTATTACGGGAAATTGAAAATTGACCGGCGCAGCTCCACCGTCGTCCGCTCCCTTATTACCGAAGGCTACCTGAAAGACATCCCGCGAAGTGATAATAACCCGCATGGTGTCTTGATCACCAACTGGAAAACCCTTGAAAATAAAGACCTGCAAGATGTGGAAAAGAATACATTCTAA
- the traM gene encoding conjugative transposon protein TraM: protein MKINFKQPKYVLPVILLPFLCLFFYAWHSGFSKPKQTVRENVGLNGSVGGVSAEVRKKQLADKLDAYRNTYKEADGLTTVNVIPRENSSNPAFNNDYSGQQKKKLDSIQRAMKLKFGTGNNADTRQEQRSGLTYDQQVSKAIEEMSRRQANQPRTAENSSKEKDPMEVFKQQMTIMDSITRQNDPAYKEELKKKQAADKAAKLKESQLKLTVEKIDAVSGDFNTVLPEKEPAFISAVIDENITGYAGSRLRLKLLEDIKAGNNLIKKGTYLFARISGFSEQRVTLTVTSILYEGKILPVKLEIYDMDGLPGLYVPSSAFRDFTKDLGSNSVQGVTIDGSSGNSQFIMSSLDKVFQSTSSAIADLIRKNKAKLKYNSYLYLIDTDALQNAQNGEAPLSADKKK, encoded by the coding sequence ATGAAAATTAATTTTAAGCAGCCGAAATATGTGCTGCCTGTCATCCTTTTGCCCTTTTTGTGCCTGTTCTTTTATGCCTGGCACAGTGGTTTTTCAAAACCGAAGCAGACGGTCAGAGAAAACGTTGGACTAAATGGTTCAGTTGGCGGCGTTTCGGCCGAAGTGCGCAAGAAACAGTTAGCCGATAAACTCGATGCGTACAGGAACACTTACAAGGAAGCCGACGGTTTAACTACTGTAAATGTGATCCCGCGGGAAAATTCAAGTAACCCTGCCTTTAATAATGACTATTCCGGCCAACAGAAGAAAAAGCTGGATTCCATTCAACGGGCGATGAAACTGAAATTTGGTACCGGCAACAACGCGGATACCAGGCAGGAACAAAGGTCTGGTTTAACCTATGACCAGCAAGTGTCCAAAGCTATTGAAGAAATGAGCCGCCGTCAGGCTAACCAACCTCGTACAGCAGAAAACAGTTCAAAGGAAAAAGATCCTATGGAGGTTTTTAAGCAGCAAATGACCATCATGGACAGTATCACCAGGCAGAATGATCCGGCCTATAAAGAAGAGCTAAAGAAAAAGCAGGCTGCCGATAAAGCAGCAAAACTAAAGGAAAGCCAGTTAAAACTGACCGTAGAAAAGATTGATGCCGTGTCAGGTGATTTTAATACGGTACTCCCTGAAAAGGAGCCCGCCTTTATCAGTGCCGTTATAGACGAAAATATTACGGGTTATGCCGGTTCAAGACTACGGCTGAAACTATTGGAGGATATCAAAGCAGGCAATAACCTGATTAAAAAAGGGACTTACCTGTTTGCGCGGATCAGTGGATTTTCAGAGCAACGCGTTACGCTGACCGTAACTTCTATTCTATATGAGGGTAAAATACTTCCGGTTAAACTGGAAATATACGATATGGACGGGTTGCCCGGCCTCTATGTACCGTCCTCCGCCTTTCGCGATTTTACCAAGGATTTGGGTAGTAATTCAGTCCAGGGTGTAACGATAGATGGCAGTTCCGGTAACAGCCAGTTTATCATGAGTTCATTGGACAAAGTTTTTCAGTCTACCTCATCCGCCATTGCTGACCTCATCCGCAAAAACAAGGCAAAGCTCAAATACAACTCCTACCTCTATTTAATTGACACTGATGCGTTACAAAATGCGCAAAACGGCGAGGCCCCCTTAAGTGCCGATAAAAAGAAATAA